AAGACCTTGTTTCAGGATCTCTACGTTCCTTCTACCTTTTTCGATTACGTTCAACGTAACGGCATCAAGGTCAGAACCGAACTTGGCAAACGCTTCCAATTCACGGAATTGTGCCTGATCCAGCTTTAACGTACCGGATACTTTCTTCATGGATTTGATCTGTGCGTTACCTCCAACACGTGATACAGAGATACCCACGTTGATGGCAGGACGTACACCCGAGTTGAATAAGTCAGACTCCAGGAAGATCTGTCCGTCAGTGATCGAGATTACGTTTGTTGGGATGTATGCAGAAACGTCACCCGCCTGTGTTTCGATGATTGGCAAAGCCGTCAACGAACCACCCCCTTTAACGATAGGTTTCAGGTTATCAGGAAGATCGTTCATGTTTTTAGCGATCTCATCGTTGTTGATTACTTTACAAGCCCTCTCCAATAAACGGCTGTGTAGGTAGAAAACGTCTCCAGGATACGCCTCACGCCCTGGTGGCCTTCTCAAAAGAAGGGACACCTCACGGTAAGCAACCGCCTGTTTAGACAAATCATCGTAGACGATCAATGCCGGGCGGCCGGTGTCACGGAAGTACTCCCCGATAGCAGCACCCGCCATTGGAGCGTATACCTGCATCGGAGCAGGGTCAGAAGCGTTAGCGGCAACGATTACAGTGTAAGCCATTGCACCTTTCTCTTCCAACGTTTTTGCAATTCCCGCTACGGTCGAAGCTTTTTGCCCGATCGCAACATATATACAGAATACAGGCTGGCCTGCATCGTAAAATTCTTTTTGGTTCAGGATCGTATCGATACAAACCGTAGACTTACCTGTCTGACGGTCACCGATTACAAGTTCCCTTTGGCCACGTCCTACGGGAATCATGGCATCCACAGCTTTTACACCGGTCTGAAGCGGTTCGGTTACCGGCTGACGGAAGATAACTCCAGGCGCCTTTCTTTCCAAAGGCATGTCGTAAAGTTGTCCGCCGATTGGGCCTTTTCCGTCGATTGGCTGACCCAGCGTATTGACTACACGGCCTACAATCTGCTCACCCACTTTCAATGACGCGATACGTTGCGTCCTTTTCACGGTAGAACCTTCCTTAATACCTGTTGACGGGCCCAGCAATACAACACCCACGTTGTCTTCCTCGAGGTTCAGTACGATACCTTCCATACCGTTGTCGAACTCGACGAGCTCTCCGTATTGAACATTTGATAAGCCGTAAACACGGGCAATACCGTCTCCAACCTGTAGTACAGACCCTACTTCCTCAAGTGTGGCTCCTGACTCAAAATTCTCAACCTGTTTCTTTAATATTGCTGAAATTTCAGCAGGTTTAATTTCCGCCATAATGATATAAATAACTAGTTACTTAATTCTCTTTTTAATCCCTGTAATTTGTTGGCAATTGAAGCATTGTACTGCTTGTCGCCCACCCTTAGTATGAATCCGCCGATGATGGCCGGATCGACTATATTTTCCAATACGATTTTCTTGTTTGAAAGCGTCAGTACTTTTGACAGTACCTTGGCTTCCAATTCCGGAGTCATCGGGAAAGCCGTCGTAACGGTCGCTTTCTCCATACCGTTCATTTCGTCAAAAAGCCTTCCGTACTCAGAAGCAATTTTTCCCAGTATCTCGAATCTCTTGTTTTCATGCAACAGATGGAAAAGACCTTTGGTTACGCCGTTTACATTTGCAAAGATTTCAGACACCGCACTTTCCTTCACCGCGACTTTGGTGGTCGGGTTTTGGATAAAAGTAGTGAGTTCCAGGTTGCTGTTGATGGTTGCTGCAATGGTATCCATGTCGTTGCTCACCTCAGCCGCCACACCTTTAGCCTGTGCGAGGTCGAGGATTGCCTTTGCATAACGGATTGCTGCTCTGCTTCCTGCCATGATTAGTTCAGTTTAGCGTCACCCAACATTTTCTCAACCAGTTTGGTTTGGGCTTCTTTGTTGGAAAGTTCGTCCTGCAATAATTTTTCCGCAATGTCAAGGGATAATGATGACACCCTGGCTTTTAACTCAGCCATGGCAGCATTCTTCTCGCTTTCGATAGCGGCTTTGGCCTGCTCGATCATTTTCTGGCCGGCAGCCTGTGCTTCGTTTTTCGATTCAGCGATCATTTTCTCCTTGATGTCACGCGCCTCTTTCAACATCGCATCACGCTCGGCACGGGCCTGTTGCAGAGTCCGTTCGTTATCGGCCTGAAGATTTTGCATTTCCTTTCGCGCATTTTCTGCAGAAAGCAACGCATTCTTGATACCGTCTTCCCTTTCATTGACTGCGTCAAGGATCGGTTTCCAGGCGAATTTCTTCAAAAGCAAAATCAAACCTACAAACAGTATGGTCTGTACGATAAAAAGGCCTAATGAAAATTGTCCGAATAATTCTTCCATTATATCTGTATTTTATAGTCTTAATTTAATGTTTAAACAAAAGCTGCAACCAACCGTTACAGCTTTTGATCTTTTTTGATTTACGATGCAAAGATTGCAGCGAAACCGATACCTTCAATAAGAGCGGCAGCGATCAGCATCGCAGTCTGGATTTTACCAGTAGCCTCAGGCTGACGGGCAATAGCGTCCATTGCTGAACCACCAATACGTCCGATACCGATACCTGCACCGATAACTACCAAACCTGCTCCAATAATTCTAGGAATTTCCATGTTGTATATATTAAAAATTAAACATTCAATTTAAGCTGACAGCCATCGCTATCAGTGGTGTGCCTCCTCGTGGTGGTGCTCCT
The nucleotide sequence above comes from Flavobacterium magnum. Encoded proteins:
- the atpA gene encoding F0F1 ATP synthase subunit alpha, which translates into the protein MAEIKPAEISAILKKQVENFESGATLEEVGSVLQVGDGIARVYGLSNVQYGELVEFDNGMEGIVLNLEEDNVGVVLLGPSTGIKEGSTVKRTQRIASLKVGEQIVGRVVNTLGQPIDGKGPIGGQLYDMPLERKAPGVIFRQPVTEPLQTGVKAVDAMIPVGRGQRELVIGDRQTGKSTVCIDTILNQKEFYDAGQPVFCIYVAIGQKASTVAGIAKTLEEKGAMAYTVIVAANASDPAPMQVYAPMAGAAIGEYFRDTGRPALIVYDDLSKQAVAYREVSLLLRRPPGREAYPGDVFYLHSRLLERACKVINNDEIAKNMNDLPDNLKPIVKGGGSLTALPIIETQAGDVSAYIPTNVISITDGQIFLESDLFNSGVRPAINVGISVSRVGGNAQIKSMKKVSGTLKLDQAQFRELEAFAKFGSDLDAVTLNVIEKGRRNVEILKQGLNDPFKVEDQVAIIYAGSKNLLRNVPVNKVKEFEKDFLEYLNAQHKDTLNALKAGKLDDSITDVIEKVAKEISAKYN
- the atpH gene encoding ATP synthase F1 subunit delta, which encodes MAGSRAAIRYAKAILDLAQAKGVAAEVSNDMDTIAATINSNLELTTFIQNPTTKVAVKESAVSEIFANVNGVTKGLFHLLHENKRFEILGKIASEYGRLFDEMNGMEKATVTTAFPMTPELEAKVLSKVLTLSNKKIVLENIVDPAIIGGFILRVGDKQYNASIANKLQGLKRELSN
- a CDS encoding F0F1 ATP synthase subunit B; protein product: MEELFGQFSLGLFIVQTILFVGLILLLKKFAWKPILDAVNEREDGIKNALLSAENARKEMQNLQADNERTLQQARAERDAMLKEARDIKEKMIAESKNEAQAAGQKMIEQAKAAIESEKNAAMAELKARVSSLSLDIAEKLLQDELSNKEAQTKLVEKMLGDAKLN
- the atpE gene encoding ATP synthase F0 subunit C produces the protein MEIPRIIGAGLVVIGAGIGIGRIGGSAMDAIARQPEATGKIQTAMLIAAALIEGIGFAAIFAS